From one Triticum urartu cultivar G1812 chromosome 3, Tu2.1, whole genome shotgun sequence genomic stretch:
- the LOC125545376 gene encoding sterol 3-beta-glucosyltransferase UGT80B1 — protein MGCNSETSVAGEGTGSGDLRRRRAGRDGAGASSSSSSFAEGTREFVLSSMDERFSGSVDADGFPSSRREGFGHSKSTTATSSRFRGQDHDFVRSYSDRLLKCDLTLDMLSENEKMKIIEKLVKIQKDGTLEVDVTRSALVASELSEIDAFGSVPRDVEEVKSGFSKSVPKLKIAILVVGTRGDVQPFIALAKRLQEFGHHVRLASHVNFRTFVKSAGVDFYPLGGDPRIMAQYMTKNKGFLMAAPTEISVQRKQVKEIIFSLLPACTEPDLDTGIPFRAQAIIANPPALGHLHIAEALGVPLHIFFTFPWTPTNEFPHPLARTPQSATYRLSYLIVDLIIWWGTRGFINDFRKKLNLPPIAYFSTYHGSISHLPTGYMWSPHLMPKPKDWGSLVDVVGYCFLNLGTKYQPPLEFSQWLQEGSKPIYIGFGSMPLDDEKKVTAIILDALRETGQRGIISRGWGDLGSFSEVPADVFILEDCPHDWLFPRCTAVVHHGGAGTTAAGLIAGCPTTVVPFFGDQFFWGEIVHARGVGPAPIRVTELTTEALSNAIRFMLDPEVKSRSLELAIAIGNEDGVAAAVDSFHRHLPAELPLTPPPTPVEEERLDLLQLLSRYLEKCCLPFNS, from the exons ATGGGGTGCAACAGCGAAACGTCGGTGGCCGGAGAGGGGACCGGGAGCGGCGACCTTCGGAGGAGGAGAGCGGGGCGGGACGGGGCGGGCgcctcgtcgtcctcctcctccttcgccgAGGGGACGAGGGAGTTCGTGCTGAGCTCCATGGACGAGCGGTTCTCCGGATCGGTCGACGCCGATGGGTTCCCCTCCTCGCGCCGGGAAG GATTCGGTCATAGTAAATCCACAACTGCAACTTCTAGTCGTTTTAGAGGGCAAGATCACGATTTTGTAAGGTCATACTCTGATAGGTTGCTTAAGTGTGACCTCACTTTGGATATGCTATCAGAAAATGAGAAG ATGAAGATAATTGAGAAATTGGTAAAGATCCAGAAAGATGGTACACTGGAGGTAGATGTGACCCGTAGTGCCCTTGTCGCATCAGAGCTCTCAGAGATTGATGCTTTTGGTTCTGTGCCACGTGACGTTGAAGAAGTTAAATCTGGATTTAGCAAGTCTGTCCCGAAGTTGAAGATTGCTATACTTGTCGTTGGAACACGAGGGGATGTTCAGCCGTTTATAGCATTAGCTAAAAGACTTCAG GAATTTGGTCACCATGTTAGATTGGCATCTCATGTCAACTTCCGTACTTTTGTGAAGTCAGCTGGTGTTGACTTCTACCCATTGGGTGGTGATCCACGAATTATGGCCCAGT ACATGACAAAAAACAAAGGGTTTTTAATGGCCGCGCCCACAGAGATTTCTGTTCAAAGAAAGCAGGTGAAGGAAATCATTTTCTCTCTTCTACCTGCATGCACAGAACCTGATTTGGATACTGGAATACCTTTCAGAGCTCAGGCAATAATAGCAAATCCTCCTGCTTTAG GACATCTTCATATTGCCGAGGCACTTGGGGTACCTCTGCACATCTTCTTTACTTTTCCATGGAC GCCAACTAATGAGTTCCCTCATCCATTGGCTCGAACGCCTCAGAGTGCAACCTACAGG CTATCCTATCTTATTGTGGATTTAATAATTTGGTGGGGCACAAGAGGATTCATAAATGATTTCAGAAAGAAGTTAAACTTGCCCCCTATTGCTTACTTCAGCACGTACCATGGATCCATATCACACTTACCTACAGGATACATGTGGAGTCCTCACCTTATGCCAAAGCCAAAGG ATTGGGGTTCTCTTGTGGATGTCGTGGGTTATTGCTTCTTAAATCTTGGCACAAAGTATCAACCGCCGCTAGAGTTCTCACAGTGGCTTCAAGAAGGTTCCAAACCGATATACATCGGTTTTGGTAGCATG CCTCTTGATGATGAAAAAAAGGTCACTGCTATCATTTTGGATGCACTAAGAGAAACGGGACAGAGAGGAATCATTAGCCGTGGTTGGGGAGATCTTGGAAGCT TTTCAGAAGTTCCAGCTGACGTCTTCATTTTGGAGGATTGTCCTCATGACTGGTTGTTTCCTCGCTGTACGGCAGTA GTGCATCATGGTGGAGCAGGTACCACAGCTGCAGGCCTGATAGCTGGG TGTCCAACCACCGTAGTGCCTTTTTTTGGCGATCAGTTCTTCTGGGGTGAGATAGTTCATGCGCGTGGTGTGGGTCCTGCACCTATCCGTGTAACAGAGCTTACTACTGAGGCACTCTCAAATGCAATCAGATTCATGCTTGATCCTGAG GTAAAATCACGATCATTGGAACTGGCAATAGCAATAGGGAACGAAGATGGCGTCGCAGCTGCTGTAGACTCGTTTCACCGACACCTGCCTGCAGAACTCCCACTTACTCCACCACCCACCCCTGTAGAAGAAGAGCGACTAGACCTGCTTCAATTGCTTTCTCGATATCTTGAGAAGTGTTGTCTCCCGTTCAATTCTTAG
- the LOC125545378 gene encoding uncharacterized protein LOC125545378: MARNDFGFGSLIVDIKLDGSNYREWAFSARTVLRTAGFVSHLTDDPPSPNDDAARKSWQRIDDRVMGVLILGVEPSLRMSLEHHTSAKEIWKYFEQRYLQPSSALHFSLLQNLHNTRQPEDMSIEEYYGAFTRITGQLGSMVPKGNSGCESCAAKEKYDHQTLMFQFVMGLKPDFENIRTQLLGRTTPPTLTEALASLIAEETRLRSLGATSAQTLHTSVLAFPQRPGASKATPSTVVCSFCKKAGHHRDGCFKLHPELLAEFQARRALNQQRRAPQAPYQQQARGASTFVLSQPAVAATQPWVLDSGASFRVTSDHSQLVSCQPVRDGASVQTADGPSEQEGHWNWPSP; encoded by the exons ATGGCAAGAAATGATTTCGGATTTGGTTCTTTGATCGTAGATATCAAGCTTGATGGTTCAAACTACAGGGAATGGGCATTTTCTGCCCGGACTGTCTTGAGGACGGCTGGTTTTGTTTCTCATCTGACAGATGATCCACCTAGTCCAAATGATGATGCAGCAAGGAAGTCTTGGCAAAGGATCGATGATCGTGTGATGGGAGTTTTAATTCTGGGTGTTGAACCCTCACTCCGAATGAGTCTTGAGCATCACACTTCAGCTAAAGAGATATGGAAGTACTTTGAGCAGCGCTACCTTCAGCCCAGCAGTGCACTTCATTTCTCCTTGTTGCAGAATTTACACAACACTCGGCAGCCAGAAGACATGTCCATAGAAGAGTACTATGGAGCTTTCACTCGCATCACTGGGCAGCTAGGTTCCATGGTTCCAAAGGGTAATTCTGGTTGTGAGTCATGTGCAGCAAAGGAAAAGTATGACCATCAGACTCTCATGTTTCAGTTTGTGATGGGTCTCAAGCCAGACTTTGAGAACATTCGCACTCAATTGCTTGGTCGTACGACTCCTCCCACCTTGACAGAGGCACTTGCTAGCTTGATCGCTGAGGAGACTCGTCTCCGTTCTCTTGGGGCTACTTCTGCGCAGACTCTACACACTAGTGTTCTGGCTTTTCCTCAGCGGCCAGGTGCCTCCAAGGCCACACCTTCAACTGTCGTCTGCTCGTTCTGCAAGAAGGCAGGACACCACAGAGATGGTTGTTTCAAGCTTCATCCAGAGCTGTTAGCTGAGTTTCAGGCTAGACGGGCCCTCAATCAGCAGCGTCGTGCACCCCAGGCTCCTTATCAGCAGCAAGCGAGGGGTGCTTCTACATTTGTTCTCTCTCAGCCCGCTGTTGCTGCAACCCAGCCTTGGGTTCTGGACTCTGGAGCTTCTTTCCGTGTGACCTCTGATCACTCTCAGCTTGTGTCTTGCCAGCCAGTGCGGGATGGTGCCTCTGTTCAGACTGCTGATG GACCGTCAGAGCAAGAGGGTCATTGGAACTGGCCATCGCCGTAG
- the LOC125548861 gene encoding peroxidase 2-like produces the protein MAAVAAKLHVLMACALLLLAVGCQASPFWPLQIGFYHDKCPQAEAVVKGVMEKAISQNPGNGAAMIRMLFHDCFVEGCDASVLLDPTPFSPTPEKLSPPNDPSLRGFELIDAIKDAVEAACPGVVSCADIVAFAARDASCILSRGKVNFEMPSGRRDGTFSNASEPLKFLVPPASNLGELIESFVVKGLNAEDLVILSGAHTIGRSHCSSFVPDRLNAPSDINGGLAAFLRRQCPADATSGGNDPTVMQDVVTPNKLDRQYYKNVLSHTVLFTSDAALMTSAETARMVVDNANIPGWWEDRFEKAMVKMAGIEVKTGYQGQIRKNCRAINYY, from the exons ATGGCGGCTGTTGCTGCAAAGCTGCACGTTCTGATGGCTTGTGCATTGCTGCTCCTCGCTGTGGGGTGCCAGGCCAGCCCTTTCTGGCCACTGCAGATCGGGTTCTACCACGACAAGTGCCCCCAAGCGGAGGCCGTTGTCAAGGGCGTCATGGAGAAGGCCATCTCCCAGAACCCCGGCAATGGCGCCGCCATGATCCGCATGCTCTTCCACGACTGCTTCGTCGAG GGATGTGATGCTTCCGTCCTACTCGACCCAACCCCGTTCAGCCCGACGCCGGAGAAGCTCAGCCCGCCGAACGACCCTTCCCTGCGGGGCTTCGAGCTGATTGACGCGATCAAGGACGCCGTCGAGGCGGCCTGTCCGGGCGTCGTCTCCTGCGCCGACATCGTCGCCTTCGCGGCCCGTGACGCCTCCTGCATCCTCAGCAGGGGCAAGGTGAACTTCGAAATGCCGTCCGGCCGCCGCGACGGCACCTTCTCCAACGCCTCCGAGCCGCTCAAGTTCCTGGTCCCACCGGCGTCCAACCTCGGCGAACTCATCGAGAGCTTCGTCGTCAAGGGCCTCAACGCGGAGGACCTGGTCATCCTCTCCGGTGCGCACACCATCGGCCGCTCCCACTGCTCCTCCTTCGTCCCCGACCGCCTCAACGCCCCCTCCGACATCAACGGCGGCCTCGCCGCGTTCCTGAGGAGGCAGTGCCCGGCCGACGCGACCTCGGGCGGCAACGACCCGACGGTGATGCAGGACGTGGTGACGCCCAACAAGCTGGACAGGCAGTACTACAAGAACGTGCTGTCGCACACCGTGCTCTTCACCTCCGACGCGGCGCTCATGACGTCGGCGGAGACGGCGAGAATGGTGGTGGACAACGCCAACATCCCCGGGTGGTGGGAGGACAGGTTCGAGAAGGCCATGGTGAAGATGGCCGGCATCGAGGTCAAGACCGGCTACCAGGGCCAGATCAGGAAGAACTGCCGCGCAATCAACTACTACTAA